One part of the Arabidopsis thaliana chromosome 1 sequence genome encodes these proteins:
- a CDS encoding Cytochrome P450 superfamily protein (Cytochrome P450 superfamily protein; FUNCTIONS IN: electron carrier activity, monooxygenase activity, iron ion binding, heme binding; INVOLVED IN: oxidation reduction; LOCATED IN: cellular_component unknown; CONTAINS InterPro DOMAIN/s: Cytochrome P450 (InterPro:IPR001128), Cytochrome P450, E-class, group I (InterPro:IPR002401); BEST Arabidopsis thaliana protein match is: cytochrome p450 79c2 (TAIR:AT1G58260.1); Has 5138 Blast hits to 5124 proteins in 372 species: Archae - 0; Bacteria - 25; Metazoa - 429; Fungi - 39; Plants - 4617; Viruses - 0; Other Eukaryotes - 28 (source: NCBI BLink).) — protein sequence MTWGICMIVTIGSQILVSRLGLGRNPKIWDEPNMFKTERHLDGHVKNSLGLTLLEPDMRFVTFGTGHRSCPTTKIGTSMTIMSLARLLQGFEWTLPNGKIQLELISAESNLFIAKPLLGSANQFWLQVYIRKFRSRIFRKCLGDKSSSDIILLSTIYVF from the coding sequence ATGACGTGGGGTATTTGTATGATTGTAACGATAGGTAGTCAAATTCTTGTGAGCCGTTTGGGGCTTGGTCGGAATCCTAAAATATGGGATGAGCCTAACATGTTCAAGACAGAGAGACACCTCGATGGCCATGTCAAGAACTCACTGGGTTTGACTCTGTTGGAGCCGGACATGCGGTTCGTTACATTCGGCACCGGTCACCGTAGCTGCCCAACCACTAAGATTGGGACATCTATGACCATCATGTCGTTAGCCAGGCTTCTCCAAGGGTTCGAATGGACTCTCCCTAATGGAAAAATTCAACTCGAACTCATCTCAGCGGAAAGTAACTTGTTTATCGCCAAGCCTCTACTCGGATCCGCGAACCAATTTTGGCTCCAAGTTTATATCCGAAAATTCAGATCAagaatttttagaaaatgtttgGGTGACAAATCATCAAGTGATATAATCTTGTTAAGTactatttatgttttttaa
- the ZW9 gene encoding TRAF-like family protein (ZW9; FUNCTIONS IN: molecular_function unknown; INVOLVED IN: biological_process unknown; LOCATED IN: endomembrane system; EXPRESSED IN: 18 plant structures; EXPRESSED DURING: 12 growth stages; CONTAINS InterPro DOMAIN/s: TRAF-like (InterPro:IPR008974), MATH (InterPro:IPR002083); BEST Arabidopsis thaliana protein match is: TRAF-like family protein (TAIR:AT3G28220.1); Has 867 Blast hits to 740 proteins in 63 species: Archae - 0; Bacteria - 0; Metazoa - 162; Fungi - 2; Plants - 662; Viruses - 0; Other Eukaryotes - 41 (source: NCBI BLink).) produces the protein MYSEEKKSRNYGSIFVYCFFCFVLIVEVARFAKPYINLQNLIETEAVVEEGFMAVGNSGNLPCGSSKPSSASVRAHDEQKLSQAVTTDTRTRPPNSYCVKFQSFVTMAKQVKENGGKYESRPFSVGGYNWTLLIYPVIYIPTDSGGYVSIYVRVDNSSLITNPKDVYAEITFLAYKSSTDKYQISQETEAQRFHLFKQQWGLLQFLPIYYFENPAYGYFFEGESVVFGVDINIVKPFENWEVFSNEQNIRDPIFEWRLTKFSTRFLDSYTSDSFSSGGRNWALKVYPNGVGNATGNSLSLYLLSDQSNDKGYVEAKLRVIDQIQSNNFEKKVAAWPNATENGWGFDRFLSFADIKNTSKGFLVNDTLKLEVQILSFSKTDYYSHQSSLNVLTGDST, from the exons atgtattcagaggaaaagaaaagcagaaatTATGGTTCAATCTTTGTCTACTGCTTCTTCTGTTTCGTACTCATTGTGGAGGTTGCAAGATTCGCAAAACCTTATATCAACCTTCAAAACCTAATTGAGACGGAAGCAGTAGTAGAAGAAGGTTTCATGGCGGTGGGGAACTCAGGGAATCTTCCGTGTGGCTCGTCAAAACCTAGCTCTGCCTCTGTTCGTGCTCATGATGAACAGAAGCTCTCGCAAGCAGTAACAACAGATACGAGAACTCGTCCTCCAAATTCGTACTGCGTGAAGTTCCAGTCTTTTGTCACTATGGCAAAGCAGGTCAAAGAAAACGGTGGCAAGTATGAGTCACGTCCTTTCTCCGTCGGTGGATACAATTG GACGCTCCTAATCTACCCAGTCATATACATTCCAACGGACTCGGGTGGGTACGTTTCGATTTACGTAAGAGTCGATAACTCAAGCCTCATCACCAATCCAAAAGATGTGTATGCAGAGATCACATTCCTCGCTTATAAAAGCAGTACAGACAAGTACCAAATAAGCCAGG AGACTGAGGCCCAGcgatttcatttgtttaaacAACAGTGGGGACTTTTACAATTTCTACCAATTTACTATTTTGAAAATCCGGCATATGGATACTTTTTCGAGGGCGAAAGCGTTGTGTTTGGCGTTGACATCAACATTGTTAAACCCTTTGAAAATTGGGAAGTGTTCTCTAATGAACAAAACATTCGTGACCCTATTTTCGAATGGAGACTCACCAAATTCTCTACACGTTTTCTTGACTCTTACACTTCTGATTCCTTTTCTTCCGGAGGAAGAAACTG GGCATTGAAAGTGTATCCAAATGGAGTTGGAAATGCTACGGGTAATTCGTTGTCACTCTATTTGTTGAGTGATCAGTCAAATGATAAGGGTTATGTGGAAGCTAAGTTACGAGTTATTGACCAGATCCAATCCAACAATTTCGAGAAAAAAG TGGCGGCATGGCCCAATGCAACGGAGAATGGATGGGGTTTCGACAGGTTTCTATCATTTGCAGATAtcaaaaacacatcaaaagGTTTCCTAGTCAACGATACTCTCAAACTTGAAGTCCAGATCTTGTCCTTCTCGAAAACCGACTACTACTCTCATCAATCGTCTCTTAATGTTTTAACGGGAGATAGTACTTAG
- a CDS encoding Phosphoglycerate mutase family protein (Phosphoglycerate mutase family protein; LOCATED IN: chloroplast; CONTAINS InterPro DOMAIN/s: Histidine phosphatase superfamily, clade-1 (InterPro:IPR013078); BEST Arabidopsis thaliana protein match is: Phosphoglycerate mutase family protein (TAIR:AT5G64460.8); Has 589 Blast hits to 589 proteins in 110 species: Archae - 0; Bacteria - 12; Metazoa - 0; Fungi - 285; Plants - 167; Viruses - 0; Other Eukaryotes - 125 (source: NCBI BLink).), whose translation MIHQSMTSNLSFYISSVSHLSSPLPSLSRLSLRCCSSLPAHDMETKPSQGLYPLHRCKTIHLVRHAQGIHNVEGEKNHKAYLSEDLFDAHLTPLGWQQVDNLHKHVNASGISNRIELVVVSPLLRTLQTAVGTFGGEGYKDGVNTPLLMTAGAGNSDRPAISRLNRPPFIAVESCREHLGVHPCDRRSNITKYRELFPAIDFSLIETDEDVLWKPDIREEDKDIATRGVKFFNWLSTRKEKEIAVVTHSGFLYQTLNSFGNDCDPSVKNEISKKFVNCELRSFVLVDKCMSSSDPPMTNYPGTILTGEDASSDIADQK comes from the exons ATGATTCACCAATCAATGACctcaaatctttcattttaCATTTCTTCTGTGTCTCATCTTTCCTCTCCTCTTCCATCGCTTAGTCGCCTCTCTCTTCGTTGTTGCAGCTCTCTTCCTGCTCACG ATATGGAGACAAAACCAAGTCAAGGCCTTTACCCACTTCACCGTTGCAAAACCATACAtctg GTGAGACATGCTCAAGGGATTCACAATGTTGAAGGAGAGAAGAACCATAAGGCTTACTTATCTGAGGATCTATTTGATGCACATCTTACACCTCTTGGATGGCAACAA GTTGATAATTTACACAAGCATGTTAATGCAAGTGGTATTTCCAATAGAATTGAGTTGGTAGTCGTATCTCCTCTGCTCAG gaCTTTGCAAACAGCGGTCGGAACTTTTGGTGGGGAAGGTTACAAAGATGGTGTAAATACACCTCTGCTTATGACCGCAGGTGCTGGAAACAGCGATCGTCCTGCTATATCAAGGTTAAATCGTCCACCGTTCATTGCGGTTGAATCCTGCCGAGAACATTTG GGTGTTCATCCTTGTGACAGAAGAAGCAATATCACCAAGTACCGCGAATTATTCCCTGCGATTGATTTTTCATTG ATAGAAACTGATGAAGATGTCTTGTGGAAGCCTGACATTAGAGAGGAGGATAAAGATATTGCGACCAGAGGCGTGAAGTTCTTTAACTG GTTGAGtacaaggaaagaaaaagagattgcGGTTGTAACTCATAGTGGGTTCTTGTATCAAACATTAAACTCATTTGGAAACGATTGTGATCCATCTGTGAAAAACGAGATTTCTAAAAA ATTTGTCAACTGTGAACTCCGTTCATTTGTTCTTGTAGATAAATG CATGAGCAGTTCGGATCCTCCAATGACCAACTATCCCGGAACAATACTTACCGGAGAAGATGCTTCTAGTGATATTGCTGATCAGAAGTAG
- a CDS encoding Phosphoglycerate mutase family protein (Phosphoglycerate mutase family protein; LOCATED IN: chloroplast; CONTAINS InterPro DOMAIN/s: Histidine phosphatase superfamily, clade-1 (InterPro:IPR013078); BEST Arabidopsis thaliana protein match is: Phosphoglycerate mutase family protein (TAIR:AT5G64460.8); Has 412 Blast hits to 412 proteins in 84 species: Archae - 0; Bacteria - 6; Metazoa - 0; Fungi - 152; Plants - 162; Viruses - 0; Other Eukaryotes - 92 (source: NCBI BLink).), which translates to MIHQSMTSNLSFYISSVSHLSSPLPSLSRLSLRCCSSLPAHDMETKPSQGLYPLHRCKTIHLVRHAQGIHNVEGEKNHKAYLSEDLFDAHLTPLGWQQVDNLHKHVNASGISNRIELVVVSPLLRTLQTAVGTFGGEGYKDGVNTPLLMTAGAGNSDRPAISRLNRPPFIAVESCREHLVCLLFYLLHDWHFLEMKTFAMFLVQGVHPCDRRSNITKYRELFPAIDFSLIETDEDVLWKPDIREEDKDIATRGVKFFNWLSTRKEKEIAVVTHSGFLYQTLNSFGNDCDPSVKNEISKKFVNCELRSFVLVDKCMSSSDPPMTNYPGTILTGEDASSDIADQK; encoded by the exons ATGATTCACCAATCAATGACctcaaatctttcattttaCATTTCTTCTGTGTCTCATCTTTCCTCTCCTCTTCCATCGCTTAGTCGCCTCTCTCTTCGTTGTTGCAGCTCTCTTCCTGCTCACG ATATGGAGACAAAACCAAGTCAAGGCCTTTACCCACTTCACCGTTGCAAAACCATACAtctg GTGAGACATGCTCAAGGGATTCACAATGTTGAAGGAGAGAAGAACCATAAGGCTTACTTATCTGAGGATCTATTTGATGCACATCTTACACCTCTTGGATGGCAACAA GTTGATAATTTACACAAGCATGTTAATGCAAGTGGTATTTCCAATAGAATTGAGTTGGTAGTCGTATCTCCTCTGCTCAG gaCTTTGCAAACAGCGGTCGGAACTTTTGGTGGGGAAGGTTACAAAGATGGTGTAAATACACCTCTGCTTATGACCGCAGGTGCTGGAAACAGCGATCGTCCTGCTATATCAAGGTTAAATCGTCCACCGTTCATTGCGGTTGAATCCTGCCGAGAACATTTGGTATGTTTACTTTTCTACCTTTTGCATGATTGGCATTTTCTTGAGATGAAAACTTTTGCAATGTTCTTGGTTCAGGGTGTTCATCCTTGTGACAGAAGAAGCAATATCACCAAGTACCGCGAATTATTCCCTGCGATTGATTTTTCATTG ATAGAAACTGATGAAGATGTCTTGTGGAAGCCTGACATTAGAGAGGAGGATAAAGATATTGCGACCAGAGGCGTGAAGTTCTTTAACTG GTTGAGtacaaggaaagaaaaagagattgcGGTTGTAACTCATAGTGGGTTCTTGTATCAAACATTAAACTCATTTGGAAACGATTGTGATCCATCTGTGAAAAACGAGATTTCTAAAAA ATTTGTCAACTGTGAACTCCGTTCATTTGTTCTTGTAGATAAATG CATGAGCAGTTCGGATCCTCCAATGACCAACTATCCCGGAACAATACTTACCGGAGAAGATGCTTCTAGTGATATTGCTGATCAGAAGTAG
- a CDS encoding Phosphoglycerate mutase family protein (Phosphoglycerate mutase family protein; CONTAINS InterPro DOMAIN/s: Histidine phosphatase superfamily, clade-1 (InterPro:IPR013078); BEST Arabidopsis thaliana protein match is: Phosphoglycerate mutase family protein (TAIR:AT5G64460.8); Has 582 Blast hits to 582 proteins in 108 species: Archae - 0; Bacteria - 10; Metazoa - 0; Fungi - 281; Plants - 166; Viruses - 0; Other Eukaryotes - 125 (source: NCBI BLink).), with the protein MVLAAWTPLVGISNIPKVLLISLPAHDMETKPSQGLYPLHRCKTIHLVRHAQGIHNVEGEKNHKAYLSEDLFDAHLTPLGWQQVDNLHKHVNASGISNRIELVVVSPLLRTLQTAVGTFGGEGYKDGVNTPLLMTAGAGNSDRPAISRLNRPPFIAVESCREHLGVHPCDRRSNITKYRELFPAIDFSLIETDEDVLWKPDIREEDKDIATRGVKFFNWLSTRKEKEIAVVTHSGFLYQTLNSFGNDCDPSVKNEISKKFVNCELRSFVLVDKCMSSSDPPMTNYPGTILTGEDASSDIADQK; encoded by the exons ATGGTGCTTGCCGCTTGGACACCACTAGTTGGAATTTCGAATATTCCAAAGGTTCTACTCat CTCTCTTCCTGCTCACG ATATGGAGACAAAACCAAGTCAAGGCCTTTACCCACTTCACCGTTGCAAAACCATACAtctg GTGAGACATGCTCAAGGGATTCACAATGTTGAAGGAGAGAAGAACCATAAGGCTTACTTATCTGAGGATCTATTTGATGCACATCTTACACCTCTTGGATGGCAACAA GTTGATAATTTACACAAGCATGTTAATGCAAGTGGTATTTCCAATAGAATTGAGTTGGTAGTCGTATCTCCTCTGCTCAG gaCTTTGCAAACAGCGGTCGGAACTTTTGGTGGGGAAGGTTACAAAGATGGTGTAAATACACCTCTGCTTATGACCGCAGGTGCTGGAAACAGCGATCGTCCTGCTATATCAAGGTTAAATCGTCCACCGTTCATTGCGGTTGAATCCTGCCGAGAACATTTG GGTGTTCATCCTTGTGACAGAAGAAGCAATATCACCAAGTACCGCGAATTATTCCCTGCGATTGATTTTTCATTG ATAGAAACTGATGAAGATGTCTTGTGGAAGCCTGACATTAGAGAGGAGGATAAAGATATTGCGACCAGAGGCGTGAAGTTCTTTAACTG GTTGAGtacaaggaaagaaaaagagattgcGGTTGTAACTCATAGTGGGTTCTTGTATCAAACATTAAACTCATTTGGAAACGATTGTGATCCATCTGTGAAAAACGAGATTTCTAAAAA ATTTGTCAACTGTGAACTCCGTTCATTTGTTCTTGTAGATAAATG CATGAGCAGTTCGGATCCTCCAATGACCAACTATCCCGGAACAATACTTACCGGAGAAGATGCTTCTAGTGATATTGCTGATCAGAAGTAG
- a CDS encoding Phosphoglycerate mutase family protein (Phosphoglycerate mutase family protein; CONTAINS InterPro DOMAIN/s: Histidine phosphatase superfamily, clade-1 (InterPro:IPR013078); BEST Arabidopsis thaliana protein match is: Phosphoglycerate mutase family protein (TAIR:AT5G64460.8).) codes for MGLTCVSLLNINCCFFCFCSMIKYLDMETKPSQGLYPLHRCKTIHLVRHAQGIHNVEGEKNHKAYLSEDLFDAHLTPLGWQQVDNLHKHVNASGISNRIELVVVSPLLRTLQTAVGTFGGEGYKDGVNTPLLMTAGAGNSDRPAISRLNRPPFIAVESCREHLGVHPCDRRSNITKYRELFPAIDFSLIETDEDVLWKPDIREEDKDIATRGVKFFNWLSTRKEKEIAVVTHSGFLYQTLNSFGNDCDPSVKNEISKKFVNCELRSFVLVDKCMSSSDPPMTNYPGTILTGEDASSDIADQK; via the exons ATGGGTTTAACTTGTGTTTCATTACTGAACattaattgttgttttttttgtttttgttcgaTGATTAAATATCTAGATATGGAGACAAAACCAAGTCAAGGCCTTTACCCACTTCACCGTTGCAAAACCATACAtctg GTGAGACATGCTCAAGGGATTCACAATGTTGAAGGAGAGAAGAACCATAAGGCTTACTTATCTGAGGATCTATTTGATGCACATCTTACACCTCTTGGATGGCAACAA GTTGATAATTTACACAAGCATGTTAATGCAAGTGGTATTTCCAATAGAATTGAGTTGGTAGTCGTATCTCCTCTGCTCAG gaCTTTGCAAACAGCGGTCGGAACTTTTGGTGGGGAAGGTTACAAAGATGGTGTAAATACACCTCTGCTTATGACCGCAGGTGCTGGAAACAGCGATCGTCCTGCTATATCAAGGTTAAATCGTCCACCGTTCATTGCGGTTGAATCCTGCCGAGAACATTTG GGTGTTCATCCTTGTGACAGAAGAAGCAATATCACCAAGTACCGCGAATTATTCCCTGCGATTGATTTTTCATTG ATAGAAACTGATGAAGATGTCTTGTGGAAGCCTGACATTAGAGAGGAGGATAAAGATATTGCGACCAGAGGCGTGAAGTTCTTTAACTG GTTGAGtacaaggaaagaaaaagagattgcGGTTGTAACTCATAGTGGGTTCTTGTATCAAACATTAAACTCATTTGGAAACGATTGTGATCCATCTGTGAAAAACGAGATTTCTAAAAA ATTTGTCAACTGTGAACTCCGTTCATTTGTTCTTGTAGATAAATG CATGAGCAGTTCGGATCCTCCAATGACCAACTATCCCGGAACAATACTTACCGGAGAAGATGCTTCTAGTGATATTGCTGATCAGAAGTAG